A genomic window from Quercus lobata isolate SW786 chromosome 10, ValleyOak3.0 Primary Assembly, whole genome shotgun sequence includes:
- the LOC115965758 gene encoding NAC domain-containing protein 83-like yields the protein MDKLSFTQEGVTRILPPGFRFQPTDEELVFQYLKCKVFSCPLPASVIPEINVCKFDPWELLPGELEQERYFFSQKEAKYPNGNRTKRTTNYGYWKTTGTDKKIVSPRRNHIVGMKKTLVFYKGKPPHGSRTDWIMHEYRLVYAETTGCTFPQIHNSIQNSLVQMENWVLCRIYLKKGSVMKNNDMLINQTSSNNKIENVGVAQPRFFNFMLGYKSSLPLASSTSSSSSSSSSTTTEVSSSGADHEESTSARSTY from the exons ATGGACAAGTTGAGTTTTACTCAGGAAGGTGTAACCAGAATATTGCCTCCTGGTTTTCGCTTCCAGCCCACTGATGAAGAGCTTGTCTTCCAGTACTTGAAATGCAAGGTTTTCTCATGCCCATTGCCTGCTTCAGTTATTCCTGAGATCAATGTTTGCAAGTTTGATCCATGGGAATTATTGCCGG GTGAACTCGAGCAAGAGAGGTACTTTTTCAGCCAAAAGGAAGCAAAATATCCTAATGGAAACCGAACCAAAAGGACAACTAATTATGGTTATTGGAAGACAACTGGGACagacaaaaaaattgtatctcCAAGAAGAAATCATATTGTGGGAATGAAAAAGACTTTGGTTTTTTACAAAGGGAAACCTCCCCATGGGTCTAGAACTGATTGGATCATGCATGAGTATCGTCTTGTCTATGCAGAAACTACAGGGTGCACTTTCCCACAGATACATAACTCAATCCAG AACTCTTTGGTCCAAATGGAAAATTGGGTTCTTTGTCGCATTTATTTGAAGAAAGGAAGTGTCATGAAAAACAATGACATGCTGATTAATCAAACTAGCTCAAACAACAAAATCGAGAATGTTGGGGTGGCACAACCtagattctttaattttatgttGGGATACAAGTCTAGTTTGCCTCTTGCTTCTTCAACTTCTTCGTCATCATCTTCAAGTTCCAGTACTACGACTGAGGTCTCTTCTAGTGGTGCAGATCATGAAGAAAGCACTAGTGCCCGCTCCACTTATTGA